A genomic region of Roseateles amylovorans contains the following coding sequences:
- a CDS encoding multidrug effflux MFS transporter — protein sequence MNPQASQLWRAPRWALSILLAALATVGPFSIDTYLPAFAGIARALNATPVEMQQTLSGYLLGFAVMNLFHGALSDSFGRRPVVLTGMAVFTLASMGCALSGSIGQLVFWRTVQGLSAGAGVVVSRAIIRDMFPPSEAQRVMSQVTIFFGLAPAIAPMVGGFLFAHADWHAIFWFLVLVGAALFIANWRLLPETLHADHKQPFHVGDLMRGYRSLVGSRRFVLLALASGIPFNGMFLYVLAAPVFLGEHLHLAPTQFFWFFLFSIGGIMGGAFLSGRLAGRIKPRHQIRRGFVIMTVTSIVNIVCNLTLPTSPYWAFPLISAFAFGWALMVPVVTLMVLDQAPDRRGMASSLQACVGSAANGLVAGLLVPLVMHSTLSLALTSGGLMCIGLVAWLWVKREVG from the coding sequence ATGAACCCTCAAGCCAGCCAACTGTGGCGCGCGCCCCGCTGGGCCTTGTCCATCCTGCTGGCCGCGTTGGCCACCGTCGGTCCCTTTTCCATCGACACCTACCTGCCGGCCTTCGCCGGCATCGCCCGCGCGCTGAACGCGACGCCGGTGGAGATGCAGCAGACCCTGTCCGGCTACCTGCTCGGGTTTGCGGTGATGAACCTGTTCCACGGCGCCCTGTCGGACAGCTTCGGGCGGCGGCCCGTGGTGCTCACCGGCATGGCGGTGTTCACCCTGGCGTCGATGGGCTGCGCCCTGTCCGGCAGCATCGGCCAACTGGTGTTCTGGCGCACGGTGCAGGGACTTTCCGCCGGGGCCGGTGTCGTGGTGTCGCGGGCCATCATCCGAGACATGTTCCCGCCCTCCGAAGCGCAGCGGGTGATGTCCCAGGTGACGATCTTCTTCGGGCTCGCGCCGGCGATCGCGCCGATGGTGGGCGGTTTCCTGTTCGCCCATGCCGACTGGCACGCCATCTTCTGGTTCCTGGTCCTGGTCGGCGCCGCATTGTTCATTGCGAACTGGCGTCTGTTGCCCGAGACGCTCCATGCGGACCACAAGCAGCCGTTTCATGTCGGGGACCTGATGCGGGGCTATCGCAGCCTGGTCGGCAGTCGGCGCTTCGTGCTGCTGGCCTTGGCCAGTGGCATTCCGTTCAACGGCATGTTCCTGTATGTGCTGGCCGCGCCGGTGTTCCTGGGGGAACACCTGCACCTGGCACCCACCCAGTTCTTCTGGTTCTTCCTGTTCAGCATCGGCGGGATCATGGGCGGCGCTTTCCTCAGCGGACGCTTGGCCGGCCGGATCAAGCCCCGGCACCAGATCCGGCGCGGCTTCGTGATCATGACGGTGACCTCCATCGTCAACATCGTCTGCAACCTGACGCTGCCGACCAGTCCGTACTGGGCCTTCCCGCTGATCAGCGCCTTCGCCTTCGGCTGGGCGCTGATGGTGCCCGTGGTCACGCTGATGGTCCTGGATCAGGCCCCTGACCGCCGCGGCATGGCCTCATCGCTTCAAGCCTGCGTGGGCAGCGCGGCCAACGGCCTGGTGGCCGGCCTGCTGGTCCCGCTGGTGATGCATTCGACGCTGTCGCTCGCACTCACCTCCGGGGGGCTGATGTGCATCGGCCTGGTCGCCTGGCTGTGGGTCAAGCGGGAAGTCGGCTGA
- a CDS encoding Gfo/Idh/MocA family protein, translated as MPGVLSIGVIGLGVMGQRMLARLAGHARLRVTRVWDESPDVMTQVLAHYPLLRAATSADALIREPGLHGLYIATPPGPHIALSEQAFDAGLAVLCEKPLTTDFAAGRACIARIERERRRAAVNYSLASSAGLAALQLAFGAAARRTLGALLEVSIELRFAAWPRPWQTDAGAWLSQRREGGFSREVLSHFIFVLQRVLGPAEVVSSRVTWPDDGVSSETAVDAELVAAGVPVRIRAGLGGERADDNRMLWRASEGEIELRDWFGATQQRQGERMHSLGEADTLRVNGMSDQLAHWAAMLEGRSHSLPGFAEALAVQRTIEGLLAGR; from the coding sequence GTGCCGGGTGTGTTGAGCATTGGCGTGATCGGGTTGGGCGTGATGGGGCAGCGGATGCTGGCCCGTCTGGCAGGTCATGCGCGACTGCGGGTGACCCGCGTCTGGGATGAGAGCCCGGACGTCATGACCCAGGTGCTGGCTCACTATCCGCTGCTGCGTGCCGCGACCAGTGCGGATGCCCTGATCCGTGAGCCGGGTCTTCACGGGCTCTACATCGCCACGCCGCCGGGGCCGCACATCGCGCTGAGTGAGCAGGCCTTCGATGCCGGTTTGGCGGTGCTATGCGAGAAGCCGCTGACCACCGACTTCGCTGCGGGCCGAGCCTGTATCGCCCGCATCGAGCGGGAGCGTCGTCGCGCGGCGGTGAACTATTCGCTGGCCTCGTCAGCAGGACTGGCCGCCTTGCAGTTGGCCTTCGGCGCGGCCGCTCGTCGCACCTTGGGCGCGTTGCTGGAGGTCTCCATCGAACTCCGCTTTGCCGCCTGGCCGCGGCCCTGGCAGACCGACGCGGGGGCTTGGCTCTCGCAGCGACGTGAAGGTGGATTCAGCCGCGAGGTGCTGTCTCATTTCATCTTCGTGCTGCAGCGTGTGCTGGGGCCGGCCGAAGTGGTCAGCAGCCGGGTGACCTGGCCCGACGACGGGGTGAGTTCAGAGACGGCGGTGGACGCCGAGCTGGTCGCAGCCGGTGTGCCGGTGCGCATCCGGGCGGGGCTGGGCGGCGAACGTGCCGACGATAACCGCATGCTGTGGCGCGCCTCGGAAGGCGAGATCGAATTGCGGGACTGGTTCGGCGCGACCCAGCAGCGTCAAGGCGAACGGATGCACAGCCTGGGCGAGGCGGACACCTTGCGGGTCAACGGCATGTCTGACCAATTGGCGCACTGGGCGGCCATGCTGGAAGGGCGATCGCACAGCCTGCCGGGATTTGCGGAGGCCTTGGCGGTGCAGCGCACGATCGAGGGCCTGCTGGCCGGTCGCTGA
- a CDS encoding GNAT family N-acetyltransferase, with protein MQIQALDPRSEAALSLLAQSDAYMAALYPQESNHLETPQSLAQPHVHFIGVWLAEWLAGCGAVKVIEDEHGAYGEIKRVFVQPQFRGRGISKVVMEQLEIHLRAKGISLARLETGVHQPEALALYEGLGYDRREPFGPYAPDPLSVFMEKRLSA; from the coding sequence ATGCAGATCCAGGCCCTCGACCCCCGCAGCGAAGCTGCCTTGTCCCTGCTGGCGCAGTCCGATGCCTACATGGCCGCGCTGTATCCGCAGGAAAGCAACCATCTGGAGACGCCGCAGTCTCTGGCGCAGCCGCATGTGCATTTCATTGGCGTGTGGCTGGCGGAATGGCTGGCCGGATGTGGCGCGGTGAAGGTGATCGAGGACGAGCACGGCGCCTATGGCGAAATCAAGCGCGTGTTCGTGCAGCCTCAGTTCCGGGGCCGCGGCATCTCCAAGGTGGTGATGGAACAACTCGAAATCCATCTGCGCGCGAAGGGCATCTCCCTTGCACGCTTGGAGACCGGTGTGCACCAACCTGAAGCGCTGGCGCTCTATGAAGGGTTGGGCTATGACCGTCGAGAGCCGTTCGGTCCCTATGCGCCAGATCCGCTCTCGGTGTTCATGGAAAAACGCCTGAGCGCATGA
- the cysK gene encoding cysteine synthase A, whose amino-acid sequence MKADNVLATIGHTPHIRINRLFAGHSAQVWVKSERSNPGGSIKDRIALAMIEDAEQRGLLKPGGTIIEPTSGNTGVGLAMVAAVKGYKLVLVMPDSMSIERRRLMLAYGASFDLTPREKGMKGAIARAEELAAQTPGAWIPQQFENPANIDVHVRTTAQEILADFPEGLDVLITGVGTGGHISGCAQVLKKAWPQLKVFAVEPSASPVISGGAPSPHPIQGIGAGFVPKNLTTELLDGVIQVEAEEAREFARRSAREEGLLVGISSGATLAAIAKKLPELGEKVRVLGFNYDTGERYLSVEGFLPA is encoded by the coding sequence ATGAAAGCCGACAACGTCCTGGCCACCATCGGCCACACCCCCCACATCCGGATCAACCGCCTGTTCGCCGGCCATTCGGCGCAGGTGTGGGTGAAGTCCGAACGCAGCAATCCCGGTGGATCGATCAAGGATCGCATTGCGCTGGCCATGATCGAAGACGCCGAACAACGAGGCCTGCTCAAGCCCGGTGGCACCATCATCGAACCGACCTCCGGCAACACCGGCGTGGGCCTGGCAATGGTCGCAGCGGTCAAGGGATACAAGCTGGTGCTGGTCATGCCCGACTCCATGTCGATCGAGCGGCGTCGCCTGATGCTGGCCTATGGCGCGAGCTTCGATCTCACGCCGCGTGAGAAGGGGATGAAGGGCGCGATCGCGCGTGCGGAGGAACTGGCCGCGCAGACGCCCGGCGCCTGGATCCCGCAGCAGTTCGAGAATCCGGCCAACATCGATGTCCACGTGCGCACCACCGCGCAGGAAATCCTCGCGGACTTTCCGGAGGGACTCGATGTCCTGATCACCGGCGTCGGCACCGGCGGCCACATCAGTGGTTGCGCTCAGGTGCTGAAGAAGGCCTGGCCTCAGCTGAAGGTGTTCGCCGTCGAGCCGAGCGCTTCGCCAGTGATCAGCGGCGGCGCCCCCAGCCCGCATCCGATCCAAGGGATCGGCGCCGGCTTCGTGCCGAAGAACCTGACCACCGAATTGCTGGACGGCGTCATCCAGGTCGAGGCCGAAGAAGCCCGCGAGTTCGCACGCCGCAGCGCCCGTGAAGAGGGGCTGCTGGTCGGCATTTCCAGCGGTGCGACGCTGGCCGCCATTGCCAAGAAGTTGCCCGAGCTCGGTGAGAAGGTCCGTGTGCTCGGCTTCAACTACGACACCGGCGAGCGCTACCTCTCGGTCGAAGGCTTCCTGCCGGCCTGA
- a CDS encoding FHA domain-containing protein → MDHAAVIEILDRDGHCRELHKVRAWPVRIGRSPEADLVLSDPHLAGLHALLHWAEDGPRLNLLDSQNGGWFDGERVAAGESRVWSSLSTVQLGTTRLRLRTALDPLMPERLLPRADEPVRRDARPAWALPALLAVWLLMLWVVNWSGSDASASWVDAVSGVLAPLGVALIWAGLWALVTQLFRHWFAFGAHLWRAMVASVLLQAVDLALPLLAYAFSWPRLMALEGLTLTVVGAVLLWWHASVVWPRAQRRLAVGIGAMAIVGLVLTVGRRTEQQYWLGPNYLSALPPPSLRLAEPKPVDGFIESMQSLEAPLKRQALKRNELESGSGDEE, encoded by the coding sequence ATGGACCACGCCGCGGTAATCGAGATCCTGGACCGCGATGGTCACTGTCGGGAACTGCACAAGGTGCGCGCCTGGCCGGTGCGGATCGGTCGGTCGCCCGAAGCGGACCTGGTCCTGTCAGATCCCCACCTGGCCGGCTTGCACGCGCTGCTGCACTGGGCCGAGGACGGCCCGCGCCTGAACCTGCTGGACAGCCAGAACGGCGGCTGGTTCGACGGAGAGCGGGTAGCTGCCGGCGAAAGCCGCGTCTGGTCGTCCCTGTCGACGGTGCAATTGGGCACCACCCGCTTGCGTCTGCGCACGGCGCTGGATCCGCTGATGCCGGAACGGCTGCTGCCCCGGGCCGATGAACCGGTGCGTCGCGACGCCCGTCCCGCCTGGGCGCTGCCTGCCTTGCTGGCCGTCTGGCTGCTGATGCTGTGGGTGGTGAACTGGTCGGGCAGCGATGCCAGTGCGTCCTGGGTCGATGCCGTCAGTGGCGTGCTCGCGCCGCTGGGGGTGGCGCTCATCTGGGCGGGCCTGTGGGCACTGGTGACCCAGCTGTTCCGGCACTGGTTCGCCTTTGGCGCCCACCTGTGGCGAGCGATGGTCGCCTCGGTGCTGCTGCAGGCGGTCGACCTGGCGCTGCCGCTGCTGGCCTATGCCTTCTCCTGGCCGCGCTTGATGGCCCTGGAAGGGCTCACCTTGACCGTCGTCGGCGCGGTGCTGCTGTGGTGGCATGCCAGCGTCGTCTGGCCACGGGCGCAACGCCGTCTGGCGGTCGGCATCGGCGCGATGGCGATCGTCGGGTTGGTGCTCACCGTGGGCCGTCGGACCGAGCAGCAATACTGGCTGGGGCCGAACTACCTCAGTGCCTTGCCGCCACCGTCGCTGCGACTGGCGGAGCCCAAGCCGGTCGATGGCTTCATCGAATCGATGCAATCGCTCGAGGCGCCCTTGAAGCGCCAGGCGCTCAAACGCAACGAGCTGGAAAGCGGCAGCGGCGACGAGGAGTAA
- a CDS encoding S1 family peptidase, whose translation MFASTLSSPRLRRRAARLVTVGLACVALAATLQAQPSPRPTAQPQPQQNQPTAPLVPSSVAPGLTPSAPVPQPQPQPGLPPNAASAPGQPGAAVPVSVSARRLYDRSRSQLLQVRTLLNGSQASVGSGFVVSDEGHVISNYHVVSQHALEPERYRLQFATPEGESGELELLDVDVRRDLALLRLVGKSDKVRQMAAKALVFRPVDQPLDKGERIYSMGNPHDVAFAVVEGTYNGLVERSFDPLIYYSGAINPGMSGGPVLDEDGEVVGVNVSAMFFAQQMSFLVPGAHAAALLARSRNAAPIKGAAWPRLREQLMAYQEELVRNFLSQPWRSANHPRYRLPIPQEQYMRCWGSATPADAEGIQMQRTQCRMEQAIFVSEDLQTGYLSVVEEAYDGAKLGAIRFARQYSASFRNERLGGPDRDRTAPYCREDFVQQKDGPPLRTVACLRAYRKLEGLYDLTVLVTNVDASTEGALGRFDARGVSFANATKLTRHYLQGFAWTTPR comes from the coding sequence TTGTTTGCATCCACGCTTTCATCGCCGCGCCTGAGGCGCCGCGCCGCGCGGCTGGTGACGGTCGGTCTGGCCTGTGTTGCCCTGGCGGCGACCCTGCAGGCCCAGCCGTCACCCCGGCCCACTGCACAGCCACAGCCGCAGCAAAATCAACCGACTGCGCCGCTCGTGCCGTCGTCGGTCGCACCGGGCCTGACGCCGTCGGCGCCGGTGCCGCAGCCGCAGCCGCAGCCCGGTCTGCCGCCCAATGCCGCGAGCGCGCCCGGCCAACCGGGCGCCGCAGTGCCGGTCTCGGTCAGCGCCCGACGCCTGTACGACCGCAGCCGCAGTCAACTGCTGCAAGTGCGCACGTTGCTCAATGGCAGCCAGGCCTCGGTGGGCTCGGGCTTCGTCGTCAGCGACGAAGGTCACGTGATCAGCAACTACCACGTCGTCAGCCAGCATGCGCTGGAGCCGGAGCGCTATCGCCTCCAGTTCGCCACGCCCGAAGGGGAGAGCGGCGAACTCGAGCTGCTGGATGTGGACGTGCGCCGTGACCTCGCCTTGCTGCGGCTGGTGGGGAAATCGGACAAGGTGCGCCAGATGGCCGCCAAGGCGCTGGTGTTCCGACCGGTCGATCAGCCGTTGGACAAGGGCGAGCGCATCTATTCGATGGGCAATCCGCACGACGTGGCCTTTGCCGTCGTCGAGGGCACCTACAACGGCCTGGTGGAGCGCAGCTTCGACCCGCTGATCTACTACTCCGGCGCCATCAACCCCGGCATGAGCGGCGGACCGGTGCTGGACGAGGATGGCGAGGTGGTGGGGGTCAACGTCTCTGCGATGTTCTTCGCGCAGCAGATGAGCTTCCTGGTGCCGGGGGCCCACGCCGCCGCGCTGCTGGCCCGCAGCCGCAATGCGGCGCCGATCAAGGGCGCCGCCTGGCCGCGCCTGCGCGAGCAGCTGATGGCCTATCAGGAGGAACTGGTCCGCAATTTCCTCAGCCAGCCCTGGCGCAGCGCCAACCATCCGCGCTATCGCCTGCCGATCCCGCAGGAACAGTACATGCGCTGCTGGGGCAGTGCGACCCCGGCCGATGCCGAGGGCATCCAGATGCAGCGCACCCAGTGCCGGATGGAGCAGGCCATCTTCGTCAGCGAAGACCTGCAGACCGGCTACCTCAGCGTGGTCGAGGAAGCCTATGACGGGGCCAAGCTTGGCGCCATCCGCTTCGCACGGCAATACTCGGCCAGCTTCCGCAATGAACGCCTCGGGGGGCCTGATCGGGACCGCACCGCGCCGTATTGCCGCGAGGACTTCGTGCAGCAGAAGGACGGGCCGCCGCTGCGCACCGTCGCCTGCCTGCGGGCTTACCGAAAACTGGAGGGACTCTACGACTTGACGGTCCTGGTCACCAATGTGGATGCGTCCACCGAAGGCGCGCTCGGTCGTTTCGATGCGCGCGGGGTCAGCTTTGCGAACGCCACCAAGCTCACCCGTCATTACTTGCAAGGATTCGCATGGACCACGCCGCGGTAA
- a CDS encoding cyanophycinase — protein sequence MAIGGALKADNDEVWNRLVALAGGKGARFVVLGTAAEDPEASAKQVVEQLQRRGAVAEALPVAPKFSWVDLNKVVRDTALINKVRNAKGIFFTGGSQERIVDVLLPDGNATPMLEAIWDVYRRGGVVAGTSAGAAIMSTVMFRDAPSVINILKGRWEEGKQIDRGLGFVGPELFVDQHFLKRGRFGRMIPLMMAKGYKFGLGVDENSAAVIRAGEIEVLGQKGALLVDLRESTSDRSLGVFNLKQAKLTYLDHGDRFNLRTHGITPAPVKLRGQKLEPGTPDYKPYYTLPLFYGDMLGDSTISNAMAYLIDSIQTEVRGLSFEANPNPGDTLADLGFLFRLYKGPGSVGWSTDEMGPEDYTVMNLYLDVTPVRMPLPLFSAWPGDRRPPKKAPPEEPPADERPAE from the coding sequence ATGGCCATCGGCGGCGCGCTGAAGGCGGACAACGACGAGGTCTGGAATCGCCTGGTGGCGCTGGCCGGAGGCAAGGGCGCGCGGTTTGTGGTGCTCGGCACCGCAGCGGAGGATCCGGAAGCCAGCGCCAAGCAGGTGGTCGAGCAACTCCAGCGGCGTGGCGCGGTGGCGGAAGCCCTGCCGGTCGCACCGAAGTTTTCCTGGGTGGACCTGAACAAGGTGGTGCGCGACACCGCCCTGATCAACAAGGTGCGCAATGCCAAGGGCATCTTCTTCACCGGCGGATCGCAGGAACGCATCGTCGATGTGCTGCTGCCGGACGGCAACGCGACGCCGATGCTCGAGGCGATCTGGGACGTCTACCGACGCGGCGGCGTGGTGGCCGGCACCTCGGCGGGTGCGGCCATCATGAGCACGGTGATGTTCCGGGATGCGCCCAGCGTGATCAACATCCTCAAGGGCCGCTGGGAGGAGGGCAAGCAGATCGACCGCGGCCTGGGCTTCGTCGGGCCGGAGCTGTTCGTCGATCAGCATTTCCTCAAGCGCGGCCGCTTTGGGCGAATGATTCCGCTGATGATGGCCAAGGGCTACAAGTTCGGCCTGGGCGTGGATGAGAACTCGGCGGCGGTGATCCGGGCGGGAGAGATCGAGGTGTTGGGGCAGAAGGGCGCCTTGCTGGTGGACCTGCGTGAGAGCACCAGTGACCGCTCGCTGGGCGTGTTCAACCTGAAGCAGGCCAAACTCACCTACCTGGACCATGGGGACCGCTTCAACCTGCGCACCCACGGCATCACGCCGGCGCCGGTCAAGCTGCGTGGACAGAAGCTGGAGCCGGGCACTCCCGACTACAAGCCTTACTACACACTGCCGCTGTTCTACGGCGACATGCTGGGCGATTCGACCATCTCCAATGCGATGGCCTACCTGATCGACAGCATCCAGACCGAAGTACGCGGCTTGAGCTTCGAGGCCAACCCGAATCCGGGCGACACATTGGCCGACCTGGGCTTCCTGTTCCGGCTCTACAAAGGCCCGGGCAGTGTGGGGTGGAGCACCGACGAGATGGGGCCGGAGGACTACACCGTGATGAACCTCTACCTGGACGTCACGCCGGTGCGCATGCCGTTGCCGCTGTTCAGCGCCTGGCCGGGGGATCGCCGACCGCCCAAGAAGGCACCGCCCGAAGAGCCTCCGGCGGACGAACGCCCCGCTGAATAG
- a CDS encoding TonB-dependent receptor, which produces MSAHSRSRIRSSAAGLGAPRRGATSHSRSSPRSAPSERTDVAQGRAPRLHAVAWAAALALGMPLSVWAPRAWAQQTAAGSEVQKLEKVEVTGSAIKRLADEGALPVQVITRGDIIKAGVTTAAELMSTVSAASKGLSDGASIGTGGSKDQMGFNSANLRGLGTSSTLVLLNGRRMANFASPGDDNGVDLNNIPAAAIERVEILLDGASAIYGTDAIGGVVNFITRKDYQGVQLDVYGGFTDEGGASKRTASLSAGHGDLARDGFNVFGVLDVQSTGALRTSQRKFISDLKIPERLPHLLSSATFPGNIRLSSDQFDYLQSQGFAINGKPITSSQINLSAPNCLPPHTLYLPAGIGGEDACTYDYMRDLELYPKTKKASFLGRGVLKLADNHQAFVEAAYTRSRSWYVGTSNRVDADLDVSLIPALAATGLGDALPDDRSITVRTRMIEAGMRASELTSTGSRLVVGMNGTLGSWDYDWGLNHSVNKVSDRDTRGYLLYDETLQGFADGVLNPFGPNTAEGLALLKSLNVNEEVRRARGVMDSLDVKGTRSLMKLGGGDLAIALGAELRREKSTSAASDLLISDNIAGDDTPGDAQFTNNSRNIWAAYGELLAPLTPEWELQFALRHDHYQRIGATTNPKIGVRYMPMKSLTFRASAGTGFRAPSMNDLYRPTKSSTTSTLPDPICMAENDNDLGYCADNWSTRTYSNPNLKPEKSRQFSIGLLADPSPLWSVGLDYWNIEKRDLISTLGDDVILGNLAKYEPLVHRYNEDEGLAGCDYDPADSAICYIELRKENRGRQKSSGLDLTLQVSSPATDWGRFGMRLLGTWVLSSKKQTGEGDPYVSDLGRFVTDGVVQRWRHRLNLDWTRGPWSVNLANNFYSGYEDQNSAIDTSTGTVVGKNHVKAYSLWDLSGGWEATSALTLRAGVKNLFDTAPPFSNQAYFFISGYDPSYTDPRGRFFYMSASYRFK; this is translated from the coding sequence ATGTCCGCCCACTCGCGTTCGCGCATCCGTTCCTCTGCAGCCGGCCTCGGCGCCCCGCGGCGCGGTGCCACCAGCCACAGCCGCTCGTCGCCTCGCTCGGCGCCGTCCGAGAGGACTGACGTCGCCCAAGGGAGGGCCCCCCGTCTGCACGCCGTGGCCTGGGCGGCCGCGTTGGCCCTGGGGATGCCGCTGTCGGTGTGGGCACCCCGCGCCTGGGCCCAACAGACCGCTGCGGGCAGCGAGGTCCAGAAGCTGGAGAAGGTCGAGGTCACCGGCTCCGCGATCAAGCGATTGGCCGATGAAGGCGCCTTGCCGGTGCAGGTCATCACCCGGGGCGACATCATCAAGGCCGGCGTCACCACTGCCGCCGAGCTGATGAGCACCGTGAGCGCCGCCAGCAAGGGCTTGAGCGACGGCGCCAGCATCGGCACCGGTGGCAGCAAGGACCAGATGGGTTTCAACTCGGCCAACCTGCGCGGACTGGGCACCTCCTCGACGCTGGTGCTGCTCAACGGGCGGCGCATGGCCAACTTCGCCTCGCCCGGCGATGACAACGGTGTCGACCTCAACAACATCCCCGCCGCCGCGATCGAGCGGGTCGAGATCCTGCTGGATGGCGCTTCCGCGATCTACGGCACCGATGCCATCGGCGGAGTGGTCAACTTCATCACCCGCAAGGACTATCAAGGCGTCCAGCTCGATGTCTACGGCGGCTTCACCGACGAGGGCGGCGCGAGCAAGCGCACCGCGTCGCTGTCCGCCGGCCACGGCGATCTGGCCCGTGATGGGTTCAATGTCTTCGGCGTGCTGGATGTGCAGTCCACCGGCGCGTTGCGCACCTCGCAGCGCAAATTCATCTCGGATCTGAAGATTCCTGAGCGGCTGCCGCACCTACTCTCCTCGGCCACCTTTCCCGGCAACATCCGGCTGAGCAGCGATCAGTTCGACTACCTGCAAAGCCAGGGCTTCGCGATCAACGGCAAGCCCATCACCTCCAGCCAGATCAACCTGAGCGCGCCCAACTGCCTGCCTCCGCACACCTTGTATCTGCCCGCTGGCATCGGCGGCGAAGACGCCTGTACCTACGACTACATGCGCGACCTGGAGCTGTATCCGAAGACGAAGAAGGCCAGCTTCCTGGGCCGGGGCGTGCTCAAGCTCGCCGACAACCACCAGGCCTTCGTGGAGGCTGCCTACACCCGCTCGCGCAGCTGGTATGTCGGCACCAGCAACCGGGTGGATGCGGACCTGGATGTGTCGCTGATCCCCGCACTGGCCGCCACCGGCCTGGGCGATGCGCTGCCCGATGACCGCTCCATCACCGTGCGCACCCGCATGATCGAAGCTGGCATGCGCGCCAGCGAGCTGACCAGCACCGGCAGCCGGCTGGTCGTCGGCATGAACGGCACGCTGGGCAGCTGGGACTACGACTGGGGTCTGAACCACAGCGTCAACAAGGTGTCGGACCGCGACACGCGCGGCTACCTGCTCTACGACGAAACGCTGCAGGGCTTCGCCGACGGCGTGCTCAATCCGTTCGGCCCGAACACGGCCGAGGGCCTGGCGCTACTGAAGTCGCTCAATGTGAACGAGGAAGTGCGACGCGCCCGCGGCGTGATGGACTCGCTGGATGTGAAGGGCACCCGCAGCCTGATGAAGCTCGGTGGCGGTGACCTCGCCATTGCGCTGGGCGCGGAGCTGCGCCGGGAGAAGTCGACCTCGGCGGCCAGCGACCTGCTGATCTCGGACAACATCGCCGGCGACGACACCCCGGGCGATGCCCAGTTCACCAACAATTCGCGCAACATCTGGGCCGCCTATGGCGAGCTGCTGGCGCCGCTGACCCCGGAATGGGAGCTGCAGTTCGCGCTGCGCCACGACCACTATCAACGCATCGGCGCGACCACCAATCCGAAGATCGGCGTGCGCTACATGCCGATGAAGTCGCTGACCTTCCGGGCATCCGCCGGCACCGGATTCCGGGCGCCGTCGATGAACGATCTCTATCGTCCGACCAAGAGCAGCACCACCTCCACCCTGCCCGATCCGATCTGCATGGCAGAGAACGACAACGACCTGGGCTACTGCGCCGACAACTGGTCGACCCGCACCTATTCCAATCCGAACCTCAAGCCGGAGAAATCCCGCCAGTTCTCGATCGGCCTGCTGGCAGATCCCTCGCCGCTGTGGAGCGTGGGCCTGGATTACTGGAACATCGAGAAGCGCGACCTGATCAGCACCTTGGGCGATGACGTCATCCTGGGCAACCTCGCCAAGTACGAGCCGCTGGTCCACCGCTACAACGAGGATGAGGGCCTGGCCGGCTGTGACTACGATCCGGCCGATTCCGCGATCTGCTACATCGAGCTGCGCAAGGAGAACCGGGGCCGGCAAAAGTCGTCCGGCCTGGACTTGACGCTGCAGGTGAGCTCACCCGCGACCGATTGGGGCCGCTTCGGCATGCGCCTGCTGGGCACCTGGGTGCTGTCGTCCAAGAAGCAGACCGGTGAGGGCGATCCCTACGTCAGCGACCTGGGACGCTTCGTCACCGACGGCGTGGTGCAACGCTGGCGCCACCGGTTGAACCTGGACTGGACCCGGGGCCCATGGAGCGTGAACCTGGCCAACAACTTCTACAGCGGCTATGAGGACCAGAACTCGGCCATCGACACCTCGACCGGCACGGTGGTGGGCAAGAACCACGTGAAGGCCTATTCGCTGTGGGATCTGTCCGGCGGCTGGGAAGCCACCTCTGCGCTGACGCTGCGCGCCGGTGTGAAGAACCTGTTCGACACGGCGCCGCCGTTCTCGAACCAGGCCTACTTCTTCATCTCGGGTTATGACCCCAGCTACACCGATCCGCGCGGACGCTTCTTCTACATGAGCGCGTCCTACCGGTTCAAGTGA